The following proteins come from a genomic window of Dermacentor albipictus isolate Rhodes 1998 colony chromosome 8, USDA_Dalb.pri_finalv2, whole genome shotgun sequence:
- the LOC135921744 gene encoding uncharacterized protein, whose amino-acid sequence MRCRECQADMKVSLLNNAGCFFSILNIKQQIGQSIAKFKDLLFAQMEKIEQGLQCDSVSDITSGAIYKSLRQSGKISHKDLTLTFNTDGSPVYKSSKASVWPIQFTINELPPGVRRQSPVLAGLWFGHKHPDMMVFMEKFVEALQAVGTVVWQHGTETVRSKVHSICCSVDAPARAAVTNQTQFNGRFGCCWCLTCAEQIEGTPRYIQTDFALRTEEGVLRDMKLALELNMPVNGIMGPSPLINLNLFNPVLSQAVDYMHCVLLGVTRQLTEFWLDSANCQEPFYIGAPSTIAKLDKRLLSICPPHCFTRLPRSLADRCFWKASEWKNWLLYYSLPTVLGVLPPRFWRHMSMLAEAIFTLLKSEISPTDLQCAGHLLESFVCRAANLYGTRFMTYNVHQLRHLTSSVEHLGPLWANSVFPFETGNGKLTKMVKAAKGAPTQILERVTLEGELELALHLLSLPHDVVRFCERLLGNVPIKKVTRIDNVCLFGAPVTAMLSERELQSVQNFLDTTCAVIEEYSRMSFEGTIIHSQQYRKAKKSDCSVVASHDGKFFIVSHILHVIAGISGLVLLLCQKLGIGENADGFPPHIKECFFHLLTLVLF is encoded by the exons ATGCGCTGTCGAGAATGCCAAGCAGATATGAAAGTCTCGCTATTGAATAACGCAGGTTGCTTTTTCAGCATCTTGAACATCAAGCAGCAAATTGGTCAGTCAATAGCAAAGTTTAAGGACCTTCTGTTCGCCCAAATGGAAAAAATAGAGCAAGGATTGCAATGCGATTCAGTGAGTGACATCACCAGTGGTGCCATATACAAGAGTCTTAGACAGAGTGGCAAGATATCCCACAAGGACTTGACGCTCACATTCAACACTGACGGAAGCCCTGTTTATAAATCGTCGAAAGCGTCTGTGTGGCCCATCCAGTTCACTATAAATGAACTACCGCCAGGTGTGCGCCGCCAAAGCCCTGTTCTGGCTGGATTGTGGTTTGGCCACAAACATCCAGACATGATGGTGTTTATGGAAAAATTTGTGGAAGCATTGCAGGCTGTTGGAACTGTTGTGTGGCAGCATGGAACAGAAACGGTTAGATCAAAAGTTCATTCCATCTGCTGTTCAGTTGATGCACCAGCCCGTGCAGCAGTGACAAACCAGACACAGTTCAATGGAAGGTTCGGCTGCTGCTGGTGCCTGACCTGTGCAGAGCAAATCGAAG GTACTCCTCGTTACATCCAAACGGACTTTGCACTGAGAACAGAAGAAGGGGTCCTGAGAGACATGAAGCTTGCCCTTGAGCTGAATATGCCAGTGAATGGCATCATGGGTCCATCGCCCCTGATAAACCTTAATTTGTTCAATCCAGTGTTGAGCCAGGCAGTTGACTACATGCACTGTGTGCTGCTTGGAGTGACAAGGCAGCTTACCGAGTTTTGGCTGGACAGTGCAAACTGCCAGGAGCCGTTCTACATCG GTGCTCCTTCAACTATAGCCAAGCTGGATAAACGTCTCCTGAGTATTTGCCCACCCCACTGCTTCACACGGCTGCCACGGTCCTTGGCAGACAGGTGCTTCTGGAAGGCGAGCGAGTGGAAGAACTGGCTGCTCTACTACTCTCTGCCAACAGTACTCGGAGTGCTGCCACCGCGGTTCTGGAGGCACATGTCAATGCTGGCCGAAGCCATTTTCACTCTGCTCAAGAGTGAAATTTCACCAACTGATCTTCAATGTGCAG GTCACCTGCTTGAATCATTTGTGTGCAGAGCTGCAAACCTCTATGGGACTCGCTTCATGACTTATAACGTCCACCAGCTTCGCCATCTGACGTCAAGCGTGGAGCATCTGGGTCCTCTTTGGGCAAACTCAGTGTTTCCCTTCGAAACAGGGAATGGGAAGCTCACAAAGATGGTAAAGGCAGCAAAAGGAGCTCCGACACAAATACTGGAGAGAGTCACTCTGGAAGGAGAGCTGGAGCTTGCGCTGCATTTGCTTTCTCTTCCGCATGATGTGGTGAGGTTTTGCGAAAGACTGCTTGGCAATGTTCCTATTAAGAAAGTGACTCGAATTGATAATGTATGCTTATTTGGAGCACCAGTTACAGCTATGTTGTCCGAGCGGGAACTGCAATCTGTGCAAAATTTCTTGGACACAACATGTGCTGTAATTGAGGAATATTCAAGAATGAGCTTTGAAGGCACAATTATACACAGCCAGCAGTatagaaaagcaaagaaaagtgactgtTCTGTCGTTGCAAGCCATGATGGGAAATTTTTTATAGTTTCCCATATATTGCATGTAATTGCCGGCATTTCTGGCTTGGTTCTCTTGCTTTGTCAGAAACTGGGAATTGGTGAAAATGCTGATGGTTTTCCTCCTCACATCAAAGAGTGTTTTTTTCACCTGTTGACACTTGTGTTGTTTTAA